The Phoenix dactylifera cultivar Barhee BC4 chromosome 12, palm_55x_up_171113_PBpolish2nd_filt_p, whole genome shotgun sequence genome has a window encoding:
- the LOC103718134 gene encoding nuclear transcription factor Y subunit B-like isoform X2, whose amino-acid sequence MAEAPASPGGGGGSHESGGEQSPRSNVREQDRFLPIANISRIMKKALPANGKIAKDAKETVQECVSEFISFITSEASDKCQREKRKTINGDDLLWAMATLGFEDYIEPLKLYLQKYREMEGDSKVSAKGGDNSARRDAVGPQGGAQPGPSTQGIGQQGSSQVMNYMQPQFHNGDISS is encoded by the exons ATGGCGGAGGCGCCGGCGAGCCCCGGTGGCGGCGGAGGCAGCCACGAGAGCGGCGGCGAGCAGAGCCCCCGATCCAACGTCCGCGAGCAGGATCGCTTCCTCCCCATCGCCAACATCAGCCGCATCATGAAGAAGGCCCTCCCCGCCAACGGCAAGATCGCCAAGGACGCCAAGGAGACCGTCCAGGAGTGCGTCTCCGAGTTCATCAGCTTCATCACCAGCGA GGCGAGCGATAAATGccagagggagaagaggaagacgatCAATGGTGATGATTTGCTCTGGGCGATGGCGACGTTGGGTTTCGAGGATTACATCGAGCCGCTGAAATTGTACCTGCAGAAATATAGAGAG ATGGAG GGTGATAGTAAGGTATCTGCAAAAGGTGGAGACAACTCTGCTAGGAGAGATGCAGTAGGTCCTCAAGGTGGAGCTCAACCTGGTCCAAGTACCCAAGGG ATTGGTCAGCAAGGATCTTCTCAGGTCATGAACTATATGCAACCTCAG TTCCATAATGGGGATATCTCGAGTTGA
- the LOC103718134 gene encoding nuclear transcription factor Y subunit B-like isoform X4 translates to MAEAPASPGGGGGSHESGGEQSPRSNVREQDRFLPIANISRIMKKALPANGKIAKDAKETVQECVSEFISFITSEASDKCQREKRKTINGDDLLWAMATLGFEDYIEPLKLYLQKYREMEGDSKVSAKGGDNSARRDAVGPQGGAQPGPSTQGIGQQGSSQVMNYMQPQ, encoded by the exons ATGGCGGAGGCGCCGGCGAGCCCCGGTGGCGGCGGAGGCAGCCACGAGAGCGGCGGCGAGCAGAGCCCCCGATCCAACGTCCGCGAGCAGGATCGCTTCCTCCCCATCGCCAACATCAGCCGCATCATGAAGAAGGCCCTCCCCGCCAACGGCAAGATCGCCAAGGACGCCAAGGAGACCGTCCAGGAGTGCGTCTCCGAGTTCATCAGCTTCATCACCAGCGA GGCGAGCGATAAATGccagagggagaagaggaagacgatCAATGGTGATGATTTGCTCTGGGCGATGGCGACGTTGGGTTTCGAGGATTACATCGAGCCGCTGAAATTGTACCTGCAGAAATATAGAGAG ATGGAG GGTGATAGTAAGGTATCTGCAAAAGGTGGAGACAACTCTGCTAGGAGAGATGCAGTAGGTCCTCAAGGTGGAGCTCAACCTGGTCCAAGTACCCAAGGG ATTGGTCAGCAAGGATCTTCTCAGGTCATGAACTATATGCAACCTCAG TAA
- the LOC103718134 gene encoding nuclear transcription factor Y subunit B-like isoform X3 — protein MAEAPASPGGGGGSHESGGEQSPRSNVREQDRFLPIANISRIMKKALPANGKIAKDAKETVQECVSEFISFITSEASDKCQREKRKTINGDDLLWAMATLGFEDYIEPLKLYLQKYREMEGDSKVSAKGGDNSARRDAVGPQGGAQPGPSTQGQIGQQGSSQVMNYMQPQ, from the exons ATGGCGGAGGCGCCGGCGAGCCCCGGTGGCGGCGGAGGCAGCCACGAGAGCGGCGGCGAGCAGAGCCCCCGATCCAACGTCCGCGAGCAGGATCGCTTCCTCCCCATCGCCAACATCAGCCGCATCATGAAGAAGGCCCTCCCCGCCAACGGCAAGATCGCCAAGGACGCCAAGGAGACCGTCCAGGAGTGCGTCTCCGAGTTCATCAGCTTCATCACCAGCGA GGCGAGCGATAAATGccagagggagaagaggaagacgatCAATGGTGATGATTTGCTCTGGGCGATGGCGACGTTGGGTTTCGAGGATTACATCGAGCCGCTGAAATTGTACCTGCAGAAATATAGAGAG ATGGAG GGTGATAGTAAGGTATCTGCAAAAGGTGGAGACAACTCTGCTAGGAGAGATGCAGTAGGTCCTCAAGGTGGAGCTCAACCTGGTCCAAGTACCCAAGGG CAGATTGGTCAGCAAGGATCTTCTCAGGTCATGAACTATATGCAACCTCAG TAA
- the LOC103718134 gene encoding nuclear transcription factor Y subunit B-like isoform X1 — protein sequence MAEAPASPGGGGGSHESGGEQSPRSNVREQDRFLPIANISRIMKKALPANGKIAKDAKETVQECVSEFISFITSEASDKCQREKRKTINGDDLLWAMATLGFEDYIEPLKLYLQKYREMEGDSKVSAKGGDNSARRDAVGPQGGAQPGPSTQGQIGQQGSSQVMNYMQPQFHNGDISS from the exons ATGGCGGAGGCGCCGGCGAGCCCCGGTGGCGGCGGAGGCAGCCACGAGAGCGGCGGCGAGCAGAGCCCCCGATCCAACGTCCGCGAGCAGGATCGCTTCCTCCCCATCGCCAACATCAGCCGCATCATGAAGAAGGCCCTCCCCGCCAACGGCAAGATCGCCAAGGACGCCAAGGAGACCGTCCAGGAGTGCGTCTCCGAGTTCATCAGCTTCATCACCAGCGA GGCGAGCGATAAATGccagagggagaagaggaagacgatCAATGGTGATGATTTGCTCTGGGCGATGGCGACGTTGGGTTTCGAGGATTACATCGAGCCGCTGAAATTGTACCTGCAGAAATATAGAGAG ATGGAG GGTGATAGTAAGGTATCTGCAAAAGGTGGAGACAACTCTGCTAGGAGAGATGCAGTAGGTCCTCAAGGTGGAGCTCAACCTGGTCCAAGTACCCAAGGG CAGATTGGTCAGCAAGGATCTTCTCAGGTCATGAACTATATGCAACCTCAG TTCCATAATGGGGATATCTCGAGTTGA